A genomic window from Cotesia glomerata isolate CgM1 linkage group LG7, MPM_Cglom_v2.3, whole genome shotgun sequence includes:
- the LOC123269859 gene encoding uncharacterized protein LOC123269859 gives MLANKAVIVLCISIFSVSWVQAIPDGKEAEGLSLAGDFEKWFRQKSLEAITDDRSLNDFLSKSTTFTLNNSFSDEGSGQDDSFTDDYGSGLPASTSEDDFSEVISPLLVTTTEDFTFQEPASTSVVIKDASEKSRNAGQHSPWVVIIVMSIFAVILLLILLTVIKIYCQRYKVSQEEHAAKEPFIRFSKVTTE, from the exons ATGTTGGCCAACAAAGCAGTGATTGTTTTATGCATTTCCATATTCAGTGTATCAT GGGTCCAAGCTATTCCAGATGGAAAAGAGGCGGAAGGACTTTCTCTTGCtggagattttgaaaaatggttCAGACAAAAATCTTTGGAAGCAATAACAGATGACCGCTCTTTAAACGactttttatcaaaatcaaCGACTTTTACATTGAATAATTCTTTTTCTGACGAAGGTTCTGGTCAGGATGATTCCTTCACTGATGACTACGGTTCTGGTTTGCCAGCATCGACTTCAGAAGATGATTTTTCGGAAGTGATATCACCATTACTAGTAACTACTACGGAAGACTTCACTTTTCAGGAACCTGCATCGACTTCTGTTGTAATTAAAGATGCCTCTGAGAAAAGTAGAAACGCTGGTCAACATTCCCCATGGGTGGTAATTATTGTCATGTCTATTTTTGCTGTTATTTTGCTACTTATTCTTCTCactgttataaaaatttattgtcagCGATATAAAGTTAGTCAAGAAGAACATGCTGCAAAAGAACCTTTTATTAGATTCAGTAAAGTAACTACTGAATAA
- the LOC123269762 gene encoding uncharacterized protein DDB_G0271670-like, with protein sequence MTCPVRKKTCFKRTWNQMEDLSIINSDGDLNPTKKRRNTYESSNEEPNNENDEEMSGYQSDCSEIVAASHHSRRKISLNKWDRVGSADSFFKRRSNFSGSSTSNNYSSSTSSLSTSSSSKYSSWSTSSVKSKPDAMETESTQ encoded by the coding sequence ATGACTTGTCCAGTGAGAAAAAAGACATGTTTCAAACGGACGTGGAACCAAATGGAGGATCTAAGCATAATAAACAGTGATGGTGACCTTAATCCTACGAAAAAGCGAAGAAACACATACGAAAGTTCCAATGAAGAACCAAACAATGAAAATGATGAAGAAATGTCAGGCTATCAATCAGACTGTTCTGAAATCGTCGCAGCTTCTCATCACTCTCGTCGGAAAATATCTCTCAACAAATGGGACAGAGTTGGATCTGCAGATTCATTCTTCAAGCGCCGGTCGAATTTTTCTGGATCTTCAACATCAAACAACTACAGTTCCTCGACCTCCAGTTTGTCGACTTCCAGTTCTTCTAAGTACAGTTCGTGGAGTACCAGTTCCGTCAAGTCAAAACCGGATGCAATGGAAACCGAATCTACTCAGTAG
- the LOC123269857 gene encoding uncharacterized protein LOC123269857, which translates to MFTRTITIFFVAVLSISWGQAWVVQMRHKDCEPLYPAILDLKHEYMGPQDDMGRLPPSYENLIYRLYDYLICPSEKYIKVLSKTSFTFEQSPGYESDDMYIFWNSVPVKDFLKKPKTRKWFVMNMIQVALNQLKESCDELEKTINPLIINYESTPMDNASGLNTEENQFDMKVILLEVNSAKLVLRDLQNRTDFYTNNIDVATQLEKKIGVLSLQGLLRYTVSAMTSVRGSWIDWKILSHYSNVAKP; encoded by the exons ATGTTCACTAGAACTATCACCATATTCTTCGTGGCTGTCCTCAGTATTTCAT GGGGTCAAGCATGGGTAGTGCAGATGCGTCATAAAGACTGTGAGCCTTTGTATCCTGCTATACTCGACTTAAAACATGAATATATGGGACCACAAGATGATATGGGACGTCTACCACCCAGTTACGAGAACTTGATCTACAGACTCTATGATTATCTGATTTGCCCAagtgaaaagtacataaaggTACTCTCAAAAACAAGCTTTACCTTCGAACAGTCCCCTGGCTACGAATCTGACGATATGTACATCTTCTGGAATAGCGTACCTGTGAAAGATTTTCTAAAGAAGCCCAAGACGAGAAAATGGTTTGTGATGAACATGATTCAGGTTGCGCTGAACCAGCTTAAAGAATCTTGTGATGAACTAGAGAAGACCATTAACCCGCTGATCATCAATTATGAATCAACGCCTATGGATAATGCTAGTGGATTGAATACTGAAGAAAACCAATTTGACATGAAGGTTATCTTGCTAGAAGTAAATTCAGCGAAATTAGTGTTGCGGGATCTTCAAAATCGAACGGATTTCTACACTAATAATATTGACGTCGCTACACAGTTAGAAAAGAAAATCGGAGTATTGAGTCTGCAAGGGCTTCTGAGGTACACCGTTTCTGCAATGACATCAGTACGTGGCTCTTGGATTGATTGGAAAATCTTGTCACATTATTCCAATGTGGCTAAGCCTTGA